The following are encoded together in the Triticum aestivum cultivar Chinese Spring unplaced genomic scaffold, IWGSC CS RefSeq v2.1 scaffold104318, whole genome shotgun sequence genome:
- the LOC123176433 gene encoding RING-H2 finger protein ATL67-like produces the protein MSRDTSVAALVLLSVLTFLCSSRRRQGHGSSSSSHHPSVVDIELGYRCATAGIDDAELAAYPTSVYSSPARVDDDAQPAAAPSTDGGDRAPDDTTCAVCLAEYADGDELRRLPGCRHSFHRRCVHDWLRRRPSCPLCRTYPQSTAAKSS, from the coding sequence ATGTCTAGAGACACCTCCGTGGCCGCGCTCGTCCTGCTCTCCGTCCTCACCTTCCTTTGCTCAAGCCGGCGGCGCCAGGGGCAcggctcctcatcgtcgtcgcaCCACCCGAGCGTCGTTGACATCGAGCTCGGCTACCGGTGCGCCACCGCGGGGATCGACGACGCCGAGCTGGCCGCGTATCCGACGTCGGTGTACTCCTCGCCGGCACGCGTAGACGACGACGCTCAGCCCGCAGCCGCACCTTCGACCGACGGCGGCGATCGGGCGCCGGACGACACGACGTGCGCGGTGTGCCTGGCGGAGTACGCGGACGGCGACGAGCTTCGGCGGCTGCCGGGGTGCCGGCACTCGTTCCACCGGCGGTGCGTCCACGATTGGCTGCGCCGGCGGCCCAGCTGCCCGCTCTGCCGCACGTACCCGCAGTCCACCGCCGCGAAGAGTTCCTGA